ACTTTATCCTAGCACACTATGATCGTAGGCAGCTGGCACATAGCACGTGAAAATGTTCCAATCGTCTTTATACCCACGACTTGGCTGCCAGATGTCATGTAGCTATCGCCTTTAGCTAACAGCACTCCTCAGGTCTATTTTTTGAAGTTATGCCATTGTTGAGAACAATTCACAGATATAAGCTTAACCTGGATATCCTGTGATGATGTAGAAAAGCCAAACCTCACCTAAACCACCAGGCGCATTGAACAGTCAAATCTTAGCATTAACCTattcattttttcctttcatgAAAACATCACCCAACTAcccaaacaaacatgtaaacagaGAACCTGACTGATTATCAACATGACAAATGTTCTGAATCCATTGGAGTGGGTAGACCCAAAACAattcagagagacagagataaaACTTAACATGAAAAACTTTGGACCAGGTTAGCAGGTTCACCGTGGCTAACAGGCCAGCGAGCACCCCAACGAGTATTTCTGCTTCAAACAAAACCACACGTCTGACTGCGGCGTACATCAACAGCCTCTGATATCTGACTGAGAGCGTTTAAGCCAATCATGAACCGGGATCAAAATACCACCATAGAAGAACACATTTCATTAATATACATTAGAAGACCACGCCGTCCCCGTCAGGACAGCGATTCTGAATCTCTGATGTAAAAATCAAAATTCATCCATTTTCATTACATCCGTGCAACAGCACTCTGTAGCACTTCAATCATTTTGCTTAACAATCAATGCATACACAGACATCAGTCAACCCTTCAGTCATACTTGCAAACCTAagcacacaagaaaaaaaacaaaaaaactgatgtCTCGTTGCGTGTTAGTGATATCTTTgtatatgtacatgacatataTGCATGTTCTTTTCTTCTTAGTGCATATTGTTCTTGCAGACCAACATCTattctttaaaatcaaaaaaaaaggtagagggCCATTTACGCGGCCCAGCATCCCACCTCTCCCTAGCAGAGCATAAATGAACGGCCTCCAGATTAAATCGCACTTAAGATTCTTTTTAAGCATAACGCTGGAGGCCCAAACAAGATCTGTGTTTAAACTTTTCCAATCACTTGTCAAAGTTCTTCAGTTGTCATTTTGCCCTTTAAGTCCTGGATGTCACAGTCTCACTGTCatttaaaagcttttctttgGACAAGTTCCAGGGGGGGAAAGGTGGCTACCATAATGTTGTTGCTTTTatgttattcatttttatataattatatatatccATGTATATATTCAtacatctttttttctattcttaTCAAGTTTTTACTTTGGCGATACTGGTGGGATATTCTGCTCTTTGCCAGTGTGCCTGTAGCCTCCCTGTGGGGAGTTGCGTCGGGCTGGGGGGGGGCGCCTCTGGTCCCGGAACTTGAGGCCCCCGGTGCCTCTGGGGCCATTGCTGCGGTAGTAGCCTTGAGAGTCACGATCACGTGGCGGCCGGCTCTCCTTGCATTCCCATCCCCCCTCCCTGTCAGGGCCTTTTTCTTGCTTGTCTCCAGGACTGCTGCTGGAACCCACCTCCTCAGCCTTGTTCACGCGCAGCTCGCGTAACGGCTGGCCTGACGCGGTACCGGAGGAGGCCGGGGCGGGGGCCACGGGAGGAGGGTCCTTGGGTGGCCGTTGGCACACTTCGGCGTAGCTGAGTTTACGGGGCTCCTGTACCAGGATAtgggaaaaagaaaagtaatGAATCACCTGTTTAAAAGATGAATCACATACAgtactatttattttaaaacccTCAGATCTCATAATCTGAACGCTCATCGGGGTAGGAGTGAAAATTCTGAACTTGTGGTGTTAAAGAGCAGGGAGAGGGGGAAAAATGAGAGAGACAACAGTGGAGAGTGACAGAGGTGAAGGATAGAACCAAAGCCAGTCATTTCACTACCTCACTTCCCTCTATGCGCAAAAGATCTCATCATCAGGGAGATGTCTGTATTCAAGTGTTGGCAGGTAAACAGCCAGACTCTCACCTGTGCAGGGGCGGGAACAGTGGCTGATGTAGGGGTCGGCGTGCTCGGTGTCGCTGGTGTGGAGGCGGCAGAGGGCTGAGGCCTGGAGCTAGGCACAGGCTGTGTGGCGGGTGAGGGGTTGACGGTAGTTTGAACAGCTGTGCGTGGAGCCGGTTTTGGAGCTGGAGGTTCTGGCCGCTCCACTCTCTTCTCCTGACGAGTTACACTGTCAAGAGAACACGTCAAGTTAACATCTTAAGTCTAATATAAGTCCGAAAGCTaaatattttgaattaaaattagtattttttagGATAGTCATACCCGGGGGCCAAAGGTCCGAGTGGTTGAGTGGTAGATTTTGCTGTTGCCAAGGCAGGACTTGAGACAATCACAGCTTCCTCTGTGACAGAGGCTTGGCCTGCACCTGGACTCACAGTGGCTTCTTTATTGGCTTGTTCAGTCTATAAAAAGCAAGGGGGTATGCACATTACACGTCTGAAGTCTCCATCTCAACAGTCCTGTCAGCGCCAAGAGATTTATGAACCCAGTTTCTTACCTTGTCCCTGTACAAGCCACGTACGACGTCGGACATTCGGTTTTCTAGCACTGGCTCTCCCTGTGTACTGACCACGCAGCCAGGAAGTGGGGGGAAATTGGTGGCAGCCAAGTCAAACTTGGGTGGAGAAACTTTGACCTCTGCTAAGGGTACAGGCCTCTGAGAGAGGAAATTGAAAGAGAGCCAACCAACAGAACAGTCAATGTCTGGTTCGAGCTTTAAATACAACATACGAGCTTAACCACAATGAGAAATCGCTTTTTACCGCAATCCGTTCGTCTTCTCGCCTCCTCCGTGTTCCTCTGTAGGTCGCGCTCCGTCTGAAACACACATAAATGATTCATCAACAGGAATTCAAAATCAGCcatgtgtcagtgtgtttacatgcactTTAGTAGCCTGGTTACTGTAAATCTGTGGTTGAACACAGGAGATGGCAAACCCAATTTCTCCTCTGCCCccaattttttttgacaagtgCTCATTGATTTGAACTggacagtgacagaaaatgctgcttcgtgatgtgttttttttttttttgctgtgtgtcAGCATTGGAACAGACTGGCAGTGGCAGGAAGGCTCCTCTTCACAGTGGAAAGAGTCTAATGCCAAGAAAACTTCAGCTGAGGAAACAAATTTTACAGACTTCAACACGCCTGTCAGTTTTACTTGGAATTCTGCtggacatttattttaaaatctccAAACTTGAATAATttatcacagaaacaaaaatatacTGTTTGCACAaactggattctgtaaaaatacaaaaattctgtTGCTTGGTGCGACTgaaaagccatgactgactcggCTGTGACAAAcagtgacatgacaaaaattctgtgacttttcGGTTGAACTGAGCTGGTTGTGTTTACATAGATAAGAGACTTTAAAAAAAGGTATGTAGTTAATAAATTGTAAAAAGCATGAAAAGCCATTATTTTCACTAGTACTGGCTACACCTGTTTGTACTTGGAAAACTACATGTTGATTAATCATATTTGAAAATTTTGTAAAGGATTTCATGGCATTATCAATTTTATACACTGCAGAAAGGagatttttgagttctcttttcttttagattcttctaaaatgagtaaaaatgtgtcaagggcaaaaaacatgtagaaactgcttggggtacAGAGGGATCTTTCCGTTCCTTCAGTCTTTTGTTGTGCCCAATTGTAGGAAAATCAGTTACAAATGCAGTTGCATGTAGAGAATTCTGGTGTTCTATGGAAAATCCTGAATTAATGAGGTGCATGAAGCTGTTACAGTCCggtacaaaaagaaacaaaacagacagcagctacAACAAACAGGTATAACAGGTTTACCTTCCACGTCCGGCCATGCCACTGTCATCGCTGGGGTCcaaggaggaggacgaggaggagagatgtGAGAATGCCGAGCTCAGGTCAGTGGTTGTCTGGATTGGGTTAGTGGTGGCGGCGACAGCGACGGGAGGCTGAGGGCTGCGCAGTCCGGTCAGACTCTCCAACGGTACAGGTGTTATGGATGCAGGGGTCACCTCGCTTGTCCTCACCTGGGGCTTCACGTGGTTTCTATTGCAGTCAGGGAAAAATGAAGGTGAAGGTCAGTGTTCAGTTAAAACGCTGTCAGGACATACTGGCAACCAGTGCTTCCTATTGAACTGGGGAATAAATTTCATGAGGTGTTCTATTGACCATACTGATGGGTTTTACATGGAAATCTACTTACTAGCTTTTCACATAGCTTTCAATCATTTTagactgaaaaaatattaaagagaCTGGAACAATACTGGACACAATGAAATGGATCTGTGGTCATGTTGTCTTTATATTTAAAGTCTGATGATTGTAGGTTCTATGTTTAATTACATCGATTCTTAACTGTCCTGGTTGAAAATATACAATAATGTCTAAAAGCCTTCAATATTttaatacagggggtccttgacttacaGAGTTCCATTTCTACTGATCTATgcaagtcgattttcgccataAGTCGGAAATTCAACGAACATGTAAACAAAGttatgtgcatcacgatattCCGACGCAACGCCGTAGGTCGATgtcgtcataaaccgaggaccccttGTACTTTGGAAATGTTCAGCTGCCACTACAGCAAGAGCAATTAAATGGCTCTAACATGTTGAACCACTGCATGCTCCTGTAGATGGAGCTTGTGTTTGGACATTACATACAGAAAATTGCACTAGCAAGTAGCAGTTAGCCTGTATACAAAATTgcagtgaatattttcaaatagCGGTAGctgaaataactaaatgagttcAAAGGAAACACTGGTGGCACCACCCAAAACTTGACAGTTTGCTGATGGACTAAGACAGCATGCTGTGTCTTTGTAGCAAATGTAGACATGCAGGTGATTTTCAGACTACATTTCTGCTTATGATTGGTTGAAGCAGAGCAGGCTTTGATGTCAGCAACCAATCATAAACTCGCTGAACAGAGCTGACAACACCCCAGCAAGAGCCGGCCAGGCTAATAATACAAAACTTTTAGATATTGTTTGTCAAGATGATTGATCAGTCTTTGACCCTCAGATCTCATAATCTGAACGCTCATTGGGACGGGAGTGAAGTACCTGACTTTGAAATGAGAggacagatagaaaaaaaaagcaaagacaaaaaggagAGAACCAAAGCCAGATAATCCACCCCCTGGTTTCCCTCTATGCGCATCATGATCTCATCATCAGGTCTGACTTATTCCTTTGTGAGGCTTCTTTCGCACTGGATAAACAATCTTGAAAAGTTGTCATCTCTTTACAGAAGATTTAAAGTGTACGGATTAAAGCTAGACAGCAGGGATGACCTAGACTCAACTCCTGTCAGCACGTCTTTGTTACAGCATATAACACCACATGGCTTATGGTAATACAGTACACTGATGAAAGCAgcagtacaaaaaaaagaacaaatcaaaTGGATGGTTAGTTGTGATGGAGAGAAGCTGTTACATGTAATAATGTAAATGCAAAGAAGATGTTTTTGGGAGCTAAAGTGGCCATAACTGGAAACAGCACTTGCTCAGAAACAGATAGCAGCCAACATTTATCAAATGACATGACAAATCCTGGATGTTCATTAACTGGCAACAGACATTTATCACACTGATGAAAAGGATTACAGCCATAAAAATCTGACTGGCAGAAAGGCACGGGCCGCATTATGGATTTAGTCATTGGGCTGCTGCAGTATGGGAAGAGATGAGGGTAGCGATGAGGCTTATTGTGCAGTATAACAGTGGTACCTGAAGGCATTTATTACATTCTTTCTTGAATAGAGGGGGACACTGTGGGGACAGTAAGAAGACAGGGAGTGAAGAGCAGTTCCCTGTTGGGGGTTACATTATCTGTACACAGAATTCTATTGCAGATGATCCGATGTTCACTGTTTAAATTCATgcaaacaataacacaaaacattccAATCAGACTCAAATTTagttcaaaactgaacataaaaaaaattaaattataattCCTTACCGGTTTCTGTTGAAAGGGCGAGTGATATTGAGAGAAGTGGAGCCGGTTTTGTAGTGTCCAGCAGAGCCAAATCCATTCACAAAGCTACTGTTGGGAAACGGTGCCTGCTCAAAGAAAAAAGGCAACATTTACTAATCCGATTTCGTGTAGCAATT
The nucleotide sequence above comes from Amphiprion ocellaris isolate individual 3 ecotype Okinawa chromosome 8, ASM2253959v1, whole genome shotgun sequence. Encoded proteins:
- the LOC111566986 gene encoding la-related protein 4 isoform X2; translation: MSSDQSGEPPLLQEEADPGPKTGGKDETPLGSEGGSGGMVTSKGAGLNPNAKVWQEMPVAPSEAVTSGPHWPPSDISEGYSEPSSAGCKQYTVGFPALDDSSSTATAEIAVNGMDPPELGFSPAESTTGTSGDSKTEEQPVSSENLRESLKKELEFYFSRENLSKDLYLMSQMDSDQFVPIWTIASMEGIKVLTTDMDLILDVLRSSPMVQVDEKGEKVRPNHKRCIIILREVPETTPVEEVESLFKNDNCPKVISVEFAHNNNWYITFQSDTDAQQAYKYLREEVKTFQGKPIMARIKAINTFFAKNGYRSMDSSLYAQQSQSQSQYSSPLYMQHVYPQQQYPVYGIVPPTWTPSPTPYFETPLAPFPNSSFVNGFGSAGHYKTGSTSLNITRPFNRNRNHVKPQVRTSEVTPASITPVPLESLTGLRSPQPPVAVAATTNPIQTTTDLSSAFSHLSSSSSSLDPSDDSGMAGRGRRSATYRGTRRRREDERIARPVPLAEVKVSPPKFDLAATNFPPLPGCVVSTQGEPVLENRMSDVVRGLYRDKTEQANKEATVSPGAGQASVTEEAVIVSSPALATAKSTTQPLGPLAPGVTRQEKRVERPEPPAPKPAPRTAVQTTVNPSPATQPVPSSRPQPSAASTPATPSTPTPTSATVPAPAQEPRKLSYAEVCQRPPKDPPPVAPAPASSGTASGQPLRELRVNKAEEVGSSSSPGDKQEKGPDREGGWECKESRPPRDRDSQGYYRSNGPRGTGGLKFRDQRRPPPARRNSPQGGYRHTGKEQNIPPVSPK
- the LOC111566986 gene encoding la-related protein 4 isoform X1 encodes the protein MSSDQSGEPPLLQEEADPGPKTGGKDETPLGSEGGSGGMVTSKGAGLNPNAKVWQEMPVAPSEAVTSGPHWPPSDISEGYSEPSSAGCKQYTVGFPALDDSSSTATAEIAVNGMDPPELGFSPAESTTGTSGDSKTEEQPVSSENLRESLKKELEFYFSRENLSKDLYLMSQMDSDQFVPIWTIASMEGIKVLTTDMDLILDVLRSSPMVQVDEKGEKVRPNHKRCIIILREVPETTPVEEVESLFKNDNCPKVISVEFAHNNNWYITFQSDTDAQQAYKYLREEVKTFQGKPIMARIKAINTFFAKNGYRSMDSSLYAQQSQSQSQYSSPLYMQHVYPQQQYPVYGIVPPTWTPSPTPYFETPLAPFPNSSFVNGFGSAGHYKTGSTSLNITRPFNRNRVPLYSRKNVINAFRNHVKPQVRTSEVTPASITPVPLESLTGLRSPQPPVAVAATTNPIQTTTDLSSAFSHLSSSSSSLDPSDDSGMAGRGRRSATYRGTRRRREDERIARPVPLAEVKVSPPKFDLAATNFPPLPGCVVSTQGEPVLENRMSDVVRGLYRDKTEQANKEATVSPGAGQASVTEEAVIVSSPALATAKSTTQPLGPLAPGVTRQEKRVERPEPPAPKPAPRTAVQTTVNPSPATQPVPSSRPQPSAASTPATPSTPTPTSATVPAPAQEPRKLSYAEVCQRPPKDPPPVAPAPASSGTASGQPLRELRVNKAEEVGSSSSPGDKQEKGPDREGGWECKESRPPRDRDSQGYYRSNGPRGTGGLKFRDQRRPPPARRNSPQGGYRHTGKEQNIPPVSPK